Sequence from the Clostridium botulinum genome:
AAACATTCAAATCCATCATTATTAATACAAGTAGATGGAGGTGTTGATTCAAGTAATATTAGTGAAGTTGTAGAAGCGGGTGCAAATGTTATAGTTGCTGGATCAGCAGTATTTAAAGGAGGAAATATAGAAGAAAATATAGAAGCTTTAAGGAGATAAGTATAAAAATGAAAGTTATGATTGTAAGTGGGGGAAATACACCATCAGAAAAACTAATAAATCAGTATGTTAAAAAAGTTGATTTTATAATAGCAGCTGATAAAGGTGGAGAATATCTTCTTAAATATAATATTATTCCTGATTTGCTCATTGGAGATTTTGATTCGATGAGCAAAGAAAGCTTAAATACTTTAAATATGGTAGTAAAAGAAGTATTGAAATTTCCACCAGAAAAAGATTATACAGATACAGAAATGGCTCTAATGGAAGCAGTAAAAAGAGGTGGGAAGAAAATCTATTTATTAGGTGCTACTGGCACTAGGATGGATCATACATTAGGCAATATAGGTTTACTTTTATCATATAAGAAAAAGGGAATATATTTAGAAATAATAGATAATAATAATAAAGCATATTTAGCTAACAATAAAATGGTTTTACATGGAAAAAGTGGAGAAAATATTTCTTTTCACGCATTGTCTGATATTGTTAAAAATTTTAAAGTTACAGGAGCTAAGTATAATATACCAAATGGAAAAGATATAAATTTATTAGATCCAAGTGCAATATGTAATGAGTTTTTAGACACTTGTATAAATATAGAATATGATAAAGGTGAGATATTAATATTGCATTCTATTGATTAATAAGGTGATTTTTAAATAAAATATAAAAAGTAGGAACGTTTTCTAGAACTGTTGAATATTAATATAGTAATCTAAAAATTTTTGTATATT
This genomic interval carries:
- a CDS encoding thiamine diphosphokinase, encoding MKVMIVSGGNTPSEKLINQYVKKVDFIIAADKGGEYLLKYNIIPDLLIGDFDSMSKESLNTLNMVVKEVLKFPPEKDYTDTEMALMEAVKRGGKKIYLLGATGTRMDHTLGNIGLLLSYKKKGIYLEIIDNNNKAYLANNKMVLHGKSGENISFHALSDIVKNFKVTGAKYNIPNGKDINLLDPSAICNEFLDTCINIEYDKGEILILHSID